AATTTaagttttatacattaaaaaaaaaaaaaaactttcaaaactcaCGGCACCAAAATATAGCTAAAATTAAATCCGTTTAAACATAGAGGAGGGGGGAAATAGCCAAACCACACTGTGTTCAGTTCCCTGAGGGCTCTTCCACAGACCCTTCTGAGTTGCGGCAATAACAAGTTTCCTTAAAAATCCCCCACTTTTCTATTTCTAGGGTCGAAAAGAAGAGTATCACAAAAATCCAAATAgctattatcagaaaaaaataaacggACGATCCTTAAACTGTAGACCTTGTTTCAGGagctgccctgcccacctccacctccctcctcgtTCTTAGTGCTTCCCAGCGGGGTCCGTCCTGACAACCAGGGTCCCCGCCTTGGGTCCAGTCCCCGTGTTTGTTTTCCCGGACAGTGACCAAACAGGACAGGAAAACTCCTCCATCTAGGGGCTGCTCCAGACATCCagcccccctctccctccctgacagtctcctcccccctccctgcaTCTTTCCCTCTGCAAGGCTGTCCAGAAAAGGGGGCTCGGGACTCGAAGAAGTCCGGGATGGGAGGAAGGGTGGGTGCTCGGTCTGAAAATAAACACTCTCGCTTCCTGGGGTAAGGGCTAAAAAAGCGATTAGAAAAGCCTGCCCAGTAGAAATACCACCTGAATGTACCTCCTCCCTTTCCCACTGCAACAAGCCCAGTCACTAACTAATCAGCTAAGACAAATCCCTGGAAAACTTTTGCAAACGGGCAGAGAGGACCCTCTCCCCAGCCGGGGGGCTCCCGGGAACGGGGCTGGAGTTTGCAGCCCTGGAAGGGCTCACCGGGGAACGGGGTGGGGCGCGGGCGAGGGGTGCAGGGGCGGAGTACCTTCCACGGACAGGAACTGGCAAAGAGTTTCAAAATAGCCGAGTGCTCTCCCCCACGCCCTCGGGGGTCGCGAGCGCTAGGACCGGGGCTCCCCGAAAGGAGGCCAGCCCCCAATTCGGGCCTAAAAGGAAACTTTCCGGGCCGCGGCTGCACCTGACTCCTCCAccgcccctccaccccaccccacgcccgcaaggccgcccgccccgccccggcctgGGCCGCCCGGAGCGCAGAGGAGGGGGAGAAATAAATCCAACTATTACCGGAATCGGGGGTGGGGGACGTCGTCGAGAGACTCGGGGGAGGGAGCGGCTGGACGCCCATTCCCCACTCTTAGGCCCTGACGCCCCTGTCCCGGCCACCCCGGGCCTGCCGCCCCGCCGGGGAACCTCCGGGGGGCCCGCGCAGGATTCGGCCCAGCAGCGCTGCCGTCCCGCCTGGAGGCCCCGAGGGACGCGAAGGGGCGCGAGGAGGCCCGGGGTGCGGGGGCAGGGGACAGGGCGCGGCCGCTACGGGGCCCGCCGGCCCGAGGCCTAACCGGCACCCCCAACCCCCCCCGCTCCACACCCCTACCCCGGCCCGCGCAGGCCGCGCCGCTCGCCCCGCTTCGGCCCCGGCTGGACCCCTGGCCGGCGGCCCGCCGTCGTTGCCCGTGGGCGCCCCCCAGGCCCCCGAGTCCCCAGCCCCCGCCACCCCGGCGCCGGCCCTCTCACCCTTTCATTCTCTGCCCGGGGCCTGGCGCGGGCCGGCGAATCCCCGGCCTCACGTAAGCGTGCTCGCCGCCCGCCCTGCCTGCGCGGCCCAGCCCGCCGCCCTACGGGAGCCCGGGGATGTGGGCCGGGCCTGGGGCCGCTTCTGCTTACCTttcagctgcttttttttttttttctccttccccccTTTTCCCTCGGCTGGGCTGACAGATCAGAGTGAGAGGCGCTGGCAATGGACTAGGAAGCTCGGCTGCCGCTGCTACTGCTCCCCCCTGGGCTCCGGCGAGAGCCTTTCCCTGTCAAGCAAGAGGGGTGaggatcatatttttattttggaaactaaAAAGTGCTCCCAGGGTCGGTGATTATTAAGGGGAAATCCCTGAATATACTCTCCAGCCAAGAAGGCAGGGCTGCCGGGGCTGCACAAGAAGAGGCAGCAGCCTCCTACAGCACCACTACAGGCACTGCGAGGACATAACACCAGAGAGCCGCTCCTCTGCCCTCCGAAACGACAACTTTCCTACCATCTTGGAGGCAGAGCAAAGGGGGGCCAGGGGGAAAAGTGCACCCGCTCCCGATAAAGTACAAATTTCTGCTTCTCATCTCTGGAAAAAAGTCCACACCGGCCGTCTCCACCGGCGCCTGGGGGAGAAAGCGGGGAAGAAACTGGGGGTGCCTCAGAAACGTTTGCGTTTACTCCAGGGGGGAAAATGTTTCTGCATCTTCTGATGGAAAGAAATCTTTACAAGACACAGGTTTTCCGGTgattattgttttctgttttctatttaattttttttccatgttcGTGATAGcggtatttgaattttttttcagcctaataatgattttttttttccattacagaTCTAAGTTCTGGGTTTGATGGTCACTTTATAAATTTGAACTTCAAGAGACTTCCTAGCCACTTTATTTGTCTGCTTATTTATACGTTTTTGTGTATAGAGATATTTCTTtccttatatatataaatttgtgcTATATATTCCCTTCCAAACTGAGATTGCTGGACGACAATTTTAAAGGgatgtcttttgtctccttttccCAAAGCAATGTAAATAAAACAATTGACTGTCCAGAAAGGAAAGATACAGCTGTTTATTTTTCACAGTGCAAATTAAGACAGAGATCACTGGGGGGTTAAATACAACTCAAGTATAACTGACCGTGTTTCTAGAAATAATCCTAACGCTCTTATGGTCTGCTTGTGAAGAAAGATTACTGGAAAACTCCAAATAGGCTATAAAGACAGCTTTAGATTTTCTTTAAGTAAAGTTGCTTACTTAGAATTATATCcaggcatttaatttttttgttgttgtttagtttatatcctttaaaatttagatttttggTGCATTGCACATGTTGCTGACCACTTTCTGTGTCACAGAATTGAGAATCAGTGTGTCTGCTTTTGTTAGAGTTGAAACGTTCAGAACTTCCAATGTGTTGCCAAGCTATGAATTAGTTTTAATATATTACAATGGATGTCATGAATCAGCTTTTCTTCAATAAGCAAAAGGTTAGTAGATAGAGGGGATCAAAGTTACCCAGGATGGGGGGAATCAAAGCTGAGATAACAGAGAGATGAGGGACAGAAGGATGCTGCTCACTTGCAACAATGCCACAGAAATCTTACTGGAGGAAAACAAATCGCAGAGATACTTTGCTAATTTtgtaaagaaagagaagaatactagaaaatgaacaaaagatctttttctatttttacaggAAATGATAAATCTTGTactaaaagttatttttctgatGCAGATTGCCTGACATGGTGGAAATGAATTTGTAAAGCAGTGTCTTATATCAGTAGAATATTTAAttcctttaatttaaaattgaCTAAAAAGCATGTAAAAATAACTGATGACTtaccttaaaatgtttattttttgagcTTCCAAATGTCAAAATTCCCATAATATTAAAGTGAGTTCAGATAATGCATATAACAGATACTAAGTATTTTCATTCTCACCCACATCTTTATTATCTGTTTGAATACGGTACCTGAATAGTCTTggtttttttctagattttttatcTTACTATTTGCTAGAAAAATCTgaagtaattaaaaaattaactgattCTTAATATCTCAGAAGCCTCAGTTTTAAAGTTGTGTTCTATTTacaattttggggtttttttcagtGTTTAGAAATCAAACACTTCGGTCATAACAAGGAAATCCGTTCCCTTAATGAAATCTAGTGGAGttgaaaaatatgattttgaGCAACTTGTTCCTTACGCGTGACATGACTTTAtagaaatactttcaatttttcaagaCATTAAGATGTGTTTGATTTCAGCTGACCGTACCCTTTTATGCAGTCCCTCTTGTGACCAGCAAGCTTTTCTGAGTGATACCTGTATGGGGATAGGGGGATGTTCATAACATGGTGCAAATATGGTACCATTTCAGTGTCTTTCTCTTTGTAACGTTTGACTTGTACAGGGCTGTGATCCATCAAGTTTTTCCACCAGCTGAGCTAAATAGCCTAGGCTGAGGGAATTACAgcccaaacaaaaaagaaatcctgcTACAGTTGCAACATGGGTgaatttgattcagttcagttcagtcgctcagtcgtgtccgactctttgcgaccccatggatcgcagcacgccaggcctccctgtccatcaccaactcccggagttcactcagactcacgtccatcgaatcagtgatgccatccagccatctcatcctctgtcgtccccttcttctcttgcccccaatccctcccagcatcagagtcttttccaatgagtcaactctttgcatgaggtggccaaagtactggagtttcagctttagcatcagtccttccaaagaaatcccagggctgatctccttcagaatggactggttagatctccttgcagtccaagggactctcgaggcttctccaataccacaggtcaaaagcatcaattcttcggcgctcagccttcttcgcagtccaactcttacatccatacatgaccacaggaaaaaccatagccttgattagacggacctttgttgtcaaagtaatgtctctgcttttgaatatactatctaggttggtcataactttccttccaaggagtaagcgtcttttaatttcatggctgcagtcaccatctgtagtgattttggagcccagaaaaataaagtctgacactgtttccactgtttccccatctatttcctataaagtgatgggaccggatgccatgatcttcgttttctgaatgttgagttttaagccaactgttgcactctcctctttcactttcatcaagaggctttttagttcttcttcacttcctgccataagggtggtgtcatctgcatatctgaggttattgatatttttcctgacaatcttgattccagcttgtgtttcttccagtccagcgtttctcat
The window above is part of the Bos javanicus breed banteng chromosome 2, ARS-OSU_banteng_1.0, whole genome shotgun sequence genome. Proteins encoded here:
- the LOC133256172 gene encoding WW domain-binding protein 11-like, translated to MEVFPRGRNLSPKRNQLVTLNCQKQECPQEKEEILFHGGATQAGGPSESAGSKKSSFKKFQQLSQEDRNGYLPGNELLKGQFPVLHYTQSLAQCPEVNSCSDGSQIGIRLPEDDHFTSVTSLSTDFSPSPLPSRATTKEAEVINERSGTGFSKLYYHSDKHPTFQEKQEFYFRQTKRKGDTLSKTPQKESHFHAEQKSALPCKCQHLLDNSTLGALTPLSRPPRACRPAGEPPGGPRRIRPSSAAVPPGGPEGREGARGGPGCGGRGQGAAATGPAGPRPNRHPQPPPLHTPTPARAGRAARPASAPAGPLAGGPPSLPVGAPQAPESPAPATPAPALSPFHSLPGAWRGPANPRPHIRVRGAGNGLGSSAAAATAPPWAPARAFPCQARGPRRQGCRGCTRRGSSLLQHHYRHCEDITPESRSSALRNDNFPTILEAEQRGARGKSAPAPDKVQISASHLWKKVHTGRLHRRLGEKAGKKLGVPQKRLRLLQGGKCFCIF